A window of the Microvirga terrae genome harbors these coding sequences:
- the typA gene encoding translational GTPase TypA translates to MKLRNIAIIAHVDHGKTTLVDKLLQQSGSFRENQRVEERAMDSNDLEKERGITILAKATSVVWKDTRINIVDTPGHADFGGEVERILSMVDGAIVLVDAAEGPMPQTKFVVSKALKIGLRPIVAINKIDRPDARHQEVINEVFDLFAALDATDEQLDFPILYGSGRNGWMAKSPEGPSDEGLAPLFDLVLDHVPPAKTEDGPFRMLGTLLEANPFLGRIVTGRIASGTVKPNQSIKVLDREGKVVETGRVSKILAFRGLERQPIEVGEAGDIVSIAGLVKGSVADTFSAPENDIPIQAQPIDPPTVTMSFIVNDSPLAGTEGDKVTSRMIRDRLFKEAEGNVTLKIEEAADKDSFYVSGRGELQLAILIETMRREGFELAVSRPRVVFEKDANGQLLEPIEEVVIDVDEEHSGVVVQKMSERRADMIEMKPSGGNRQRLVFYAPTRGLIGYQSELLTDTRGTAIMNRLFHAYEPYKGEIAGRRNGVLISNDAGEAVAYALWNLEDRGPMMIEPGWKVYQGMIVGEHNRENDLEVNVLKGKKLTNIRTTSKDEAVRLTPPIRMTLERSLAWIEDDELVEVTPKSIRIRKAILDPNDRKRAEKQKEALSA, encoded by the coding sequence ATGAAACTCCGCAATATCGCCATCATCGCCCACGTCGACCACGGCAAGACCACCCTCGTCGACAAGCTGCTCCAGCAATCCGGCAGCTTCCGCGAGAACCAGCGCGTGGAAGAGCGCGCCATGGACTCGAACGACCTGGAGAAGGAGCGCGGCATCACCATCCTGGCGAAGGCGACGTCGGTGGTCTGGAAGGACACCCGCATCAACATCGTCGACACCCCAGGCCACGCCGATTTCGGCGGCGAGGTGGAGCGCATCCTGAGCATGGTCGACGGTGCCATCGTGCTCGTGGACGCGGCCGAGGGCCCGATGCCTCAGACCAAGTTCGTGGTGTCCAAGGCCCTCAAGATCGGCCTCAGGCCCATCGTGGCGATCAACAAGATCGACCGCCCGGATGCCCGCCACCAGGAGGTCATCAACGAGGTGTTCGACCTGTTCGCGGCGCTCGACGCCACCGACGAGCAGCTCGACTTCCCGATCCTCTACGGGTCCGGCCGCAACGGCTGGATGGCCAAGTCGCCGGAAGGTCCGAGCGATGAGGGCTTGGCTCCGCTCTTCGACCTGGTGCTCGATCACGTGCCCCCGGCCAAGACCGAGGACGGCCCGTTCCGCATGCTCGGAACGCTGCTCGAAGCCAACCCCTTCCTGGGCCGCATCGTCACGGGCCGCATCGCTTCCGGCACGGTGAAGCCGAACCAGTCGATCAAGGTGCTCGACCGTGAGGGCAAGGTGGTCGAGACCGGCCGCGTGTCCAAGATCCTCGCGTTCCGCGGCCTGGAGCGCCAGCCGATCGAGGTCGGCGAGGCGGGCGACATCGTGTCCATCGCGGGCCTCGTGAAGGGCTCGGTGGCCGACACCTTCTCGGCTCCTGAGAACGACATCCCGATCCAGGCGCAGCCGATCGATCCGCCGACCGTGACCATGTCGTTCATCGTCAACGACAGCCCGCTCGCCGGCACCGAGGGCGACAAGGTGACGAGCCGCATGATCCGCGACCGCCTGTTCAAGGAAGCGGAAGGCAACGTGACCCTCAAGATCGAGGAGGCGGCCGACAAGGATTCGTTCTACGTCTCCGGCCGCGGCGAATTGCAGCTCGCGATCCTGATCGAGACCATGCGCCGCGAAGGCTTCGAGCTTGCCGTGTCGCGTCCCCGCGTGGTGTTCGAGAAGGACGCGAACGGCCAGCTGCTCGAGCCGATCGAGGAAGTGGTCATCGACGTGGACGAGGAGCATTCCGGCGTCGTGGTGCAGAAGATGTCCGAGCGCCGCGCCGACATGATCGAGATGAAGCCGTCGGGCGGCAACCGCCAGCGTCTCGTGTTCTACGCTCCCACCCGCGGCCTCATCGGGTACCAGAGCGAGCTGCTCACCGACACCCGCGGCACCGCGATCATGAACCGCCTGTTCCACGCCTACGAGCCCTACAAGGGCGAGATCGCGGGACGGCGCAACGGCGTGCTGATCTCCAACGATGCCGGCGAGGCCGTGGCCTATGCCCTGTGGAACCTTGAGGATCGCGGCCCGATGATGATCGAGCCCGGCTGGAAGGTCTACCAGGGCATGATCGTCGGCGAGCACAACCGCGAGAACGATCTCGAGGTGAACGTGCTCAAGGGCAAGAAGCTCACCAACATCCGCACCACGTCCAAGGACGAGGCCGTGCGCCTGACGCCGCCGATCCGCATGACCCTGGAGCGCTCGCTGGCCTGGATCGAGGACGACGAGCTCGTCGAGGTGACGCCGAAGTCGATCCGCATCCGCAAGGCGATCCTCGACCCGAACGACCGCAAGCGCGCCGAGAAGCAGAAGGAAGCGCTGAGCGCCTGA